In one window of Thermodesulfobacteriota bacterium DNA:
- a CDS encoding complex I subunit 5 family protein — protein MTEELLISAGGALRPWLPVIAAALPLFAALLLALIARFRESRSVILWLALIPALVAASLAVSGYRSIEVYPGALLGLRLGLDDIGAAFLLFTSFLWAASGAYANHYIKGDGSRRRFFFFHLLAMSGNFGVILAQDIAGFYMFFALLTFSAYALVIHDGTGAALRAGRVYIAMAVLGEALLAIAFFLAADAAGGLTDLSIIPSVVASGTYRDLIIALLISGFGIKAGMVVLHVWLPLAHPVAPVPASALLSGAMIKAGLLGWIRFLPLGEAALPEWGWLLMGAGLSGAFFGAIAGSLQEDKKTVLAYSSVSQMGVMAAALGIALVAPDAWPGVLAAVLILAAHHAFAKGALFLSTGIPMPGRHRAPARALFLTGVLLPALALAGAPFTTGVMAKSALKESLSFLPADGGPAMEVMLLLSSIATSVIMARFVVVMLRTESPHAGGSLARPGLVLPWAALVALAPAVLFALYRESSAVLNPSVQSVAASVYPVMAGVLAYAIMAILARRTAFRISVPPGDLLVIMVLLLGAARRALTGIPSALSIGPGRAAARTAGLNEALTSTLERLEARFLDGLGWLLFLAIAAGLALIFY, from the coding sequence GTGACGGAGGAGCTCCTCATATCCGCAGGGGGCGCGCTCAGGCCGTGGCTGCCGGTTATCGCCGCCGCCCTGCCGCTCTTTGCAGCTCTCCTTTTAGCTCTCATTGCGAGATTCAGGGAAAGCCGGTCGGTCATCCTATGGCTTGCGCTCATCCCGGCTCTAGTCGCGGCTAGCCTGGCCGTATCCGGCTACAGGTCTATCGAAGTCTATCCGGGCGCGCTCCTGGGCCTGAGGCTCGGTCTCGACGACATCGGGGCGGCGTTCCTCCTTTTCACCTCCTTTCTATGGGCGGCCTCCGGCGCATACGCGAACCATTATATAAAGGGAGATGGCTCGCGGAGGAGGTTCTTCTTTTTCCACCTACTAGCGATGTCCGGCAATTTCGGAGTGATACTGGCGCAGGATATCGCGGGCTTTTACATGTTCTTCGCGCTCCTGACCTTTTCAGCCTACGCGCTGGTGATACATGACGGCACCGGGGCGGCGCTCCGCGCCGGCAGGGTGTACATTGCAATGGCGGTCCTCGGCGAGGCCCTCCTTGCGATAGCTTTCTTCCTTGCAGCTGACGCGGCGGGCGGGCTGACAGATTTATCCATCATCCCGTCGGTTGTCGCGAGCGGTACCTACCGCGACTTGATCATCGCTCTCCTAATCTCAGGCTTCGGCATAAAGGCCGGCATGGTGGTCCTTCACGTGTGGCTGCCGCTCGCCCACCCGGTCGCCCCGGTGCCGGCGAGCGCGCTCCTTAGCGGCGCAATGATCAAGGCGGGCTTGCTCGGATGGATAAGGTTTCTGCCGCTTGGTGAGGCCGCGCTTCCGGAATGGGGTTGGCTCCTCATGGGAGCCGGCCTTTCAGGGGCCTTTTTTGGAGCAATCGCGGGCTCTCTACAGGAGGACAAAAAGACCGTCCTCGCGTATTCGAGCGTAAGCCAGATGGGAGTGATGGCGGCCGCCCTGGGCATTGCCCTCGTCGCGCCGGACGCGTGGCCAGGGGTCCTCGCGGCCGTCCTCATCCTTGCGGCGCACCATGCATTCGCAAAGGGTGCGCTATTTCTTTCGACCGGCATCCCAATGCCGGGCAGGCACCGTGCGCCGGCACGCGCTCTTTTTTTAACAGGCGTGCTGCTGCCTGCCCTGGCCCTTGCCGGAGCGCCGTTTACGACCGGCGTTATGGCAAAGTCGGCCCTCAAGGAGAGCCTTTCCTTCCTCCCCGCGGACGGAGGACCGGCAATGGAGGTTATGCTCCTTCTCTCGTCAATTGCCACTTCCGTTATCATGGCAAGGTTCGTTGTCGTCATGCTCCGGACGGAAAGCCCCCATGCCGGAGGCAGCCTGGCCCGGCCCGGCCTGGTGCTCCCCTGGGCCGCGCTGGTCGCGCTCGCTCCGGCCGTTCTTTTCGCGCTCTATCGGGAAAGCTCCGCGGTATTGAATCCCTCGGTCCAGTCCGTGGCCGCGTCCGTCTACCCGGTCATGGCAGGGGTCCTTGCCTACGCCATCATGGCGATACTGGCCCGAAGGACGGCCTTCAGGATATCCGTCCCTCCCGGGGATCTGCTGGTCATTATGGTTCTTTTGCTGGGCGCGGCAAGGAGGGCTTTAACGGGTATCCCTTCCGCACTTTCAATCGGGCCGGGCCGGGCCGCCGCCAGGACGGCAGGGCTCAATGAGGCCCTTACAAGCACCCTGGAAAGGCTTGAGGCGAGGTTCCTCGACGGCCTGGGCTGGCTTTTATTTCTCGCCATCGCTGCCGGGCTGGCGCTCATATTCTATTAA
- a CDS encoding proton-conducting transporter membrane subunit, whose amino-acid sequence MSAENWMPIFVLMSSFMTGLLIFSLDEGRHALRTVLNMLGATIKLVLVGVMLWGVFHERAYEMRFPVVPGVEMILRADALAMIFLTLSAVLWLVTTAYAVGYLEGAPNRRRFFGFFSLCVTSTMGISLAGNLFTFFIFYEMLTLTTYPLVVHRGTKKALDAGAAYLRYTLAGGAVLLVGIVWLHALAGPFEFTTGGALGHLGTEHASSLVIIFAILMAGLGVKAAIVPLHGWLPTAMVAPAPVSALLHAVAVVKAGVFGIVRVVYNVYGIESASALGVTAPLAAVAAVTIVYASVRALSQDDLKRRLAFSTVSQLSYIILGIALAGPISTVGGLAHLAHQGIMKITLFFSAGIIAETIGLHRISEMNGVGRRLPVTSAAFTIAALGMIGVPPTAGFISKWYLGTGALASGQPWVLAVLAVSTLLNAAYFLPVINALWFGERSASWPEEKGRGRLWETDPWLLVPMCVTAAMTVLAGLLAGEFLSPLEWAKLIAWREYK is encoded by the coding sequence ATGAGCGCTGAAAACTGGATGCCGATATTCGTCCTCATGAGCTCTTTCATGACCGGGCTCCTCATCTTCAGCCTGGATGAGGGCCGGCACGCGCTCCGGACCGTCCTTAACATGCTCGGGGCCACCATTAAGCTCGTCCTCGTCGGCGTCATGCTCTGGGGCGTCTTCCACGAGAGGGCGTACGAGATGCGCTTTCCCGTGGTCCCGGGCGTTGAAATGATATTGCGGGCGGACGCCCTGGCCATGATATTCCTCACGCTCTCCGCGGTACTCTGGCTCGTGACCACTGCCTATGCGGTCGGCTACCTCGAGGGCGCGCCGAACAGGAGGAGGTTTTTCGGGTTCTTCAGCCTCTGCGTCACCTCCACAATGGGCATCTCGCTGGCCGGGAACCTCTTTACCTTCTTCATATTCTACGAGATGCTCACGCTCACGACCTATCCGCTCGTGGTGCACAGGGGCACGAAAAAGGCCCTTGACGCCGGCGCTGCATATCTAAGGTACACGCTCGCCGGCGGCGCCGTGCTGCTTGTCGGCATAGTCTGGCTCCACGCGCTCGCCGGGCCGTTCGAGTTCACGACCGGCGGGGCGCTCGGCCATTTGGGCACGGAGCACGCGTCCTCCCTCGTCATCATCTTCGCTATCCTCATGGCCGGGCTCGGGGTGAAGGCGGCCATAGTGCCCCTTCACGGATGGCTCCCGACAGCAATGGTCGCGCCCGCGCCGGTAAGCGCGCTCCTGCATGCGGTCGCCGTCGTCAAGGCGGGTGTCTTCGGCATCGTGCGGGTTGTCTATAACGTCTACGGCATCGAGTCCGCCTCGGCCCTGGGCGTGACCGCGCCGCTGGCGGCTGTCGCGGCTGTGACGATCGTGTACGCATCCGTAAGGGCCCTTTCGCAGGACGACTTGAAAAGACGGCTCGCCTTTTCTACCGTCAGCCAGTTGTCGTACATAATCCTCGGCATAGCGCTTGCCGGGCCGATATCCACGGTCGGGGGGCTCGCACACCTGGCGCACCAGGGCATAATGAAGATTACCCTCTTCTTCTCGGCAGGGATAATAGCCGAGACAATAGGGCTCCACAGGATAAGCGAGATGAACGGGGTTGGCCGAAGGCTCCCAGTCACCTCAGCCGCGTTCACGATCGCGGCCCTCGGCATGATAGGCGTTCCGCCCACGGCGGGTTTCATATCCAAATGGTACCTCGGGACCGGCGCGCTCGCCTCCGGGCAGCCCTGGGTCCTCGCCGTGCTGGCCGTGAGCACGCTCCTGAACGCGGCCTACTTCCTTCCCGTAATAAACGCCCTTTGGTTCGGGGAGCGCAGCGCCTCCTGGCCGGAAGAGAAGGGCCGCGGGCGGTTGTGGGAGACCGACCCGTGGCTCCTCGTCCCGATGTGCGTGACCGCGGCCATGACCGTGCTCGCGGGCCTGCTTGCAGGCGAGTTCTTGAGCCCCCTCGAATGGGCGAAGCTCATAGCCTGGAGGGAGTACAAGTGA